In the genome of Gammaproteobacteria bacterium, the window ACACCCAGCTGATCCAGAATCCTGGCGACCACAAAATCCACCAGATCCTGCATGGATGCGGGCGCATGATAAAAGCCGGGGTTGGCGGGCAATATGACAACACCCAGACGGGCGAGCTTCAACATATTTTCCAGATGAATGGCAGAGAAAGGGGTTTCGCGTGGCACCAGAATCAATTTTTTATTCTCCTTGATGGTGACATCAGCCGCTCGCTCCAGCAGATTATTACTGGCACCACAGGCGATTGCCGACAAGCTACCCATGGTGCAGGGACATACGACCATCGCGTCGGATACACCGCTACCACTCGCCACCGATGCCGTCCATTCCTGCTGCCCATAGACCTGCAACTGCCCGGCATCCGCACCATAACGTTCACTCAACACCTCTTGAATAGCCGCCGGGCGACCAGGTAATTTATCTGCCATTTCCATACCAATAACAATCTGACCGGGTGCTGATATCAATAAAGCCACCTCTTTACCCGCACTCAGTAAACACTCCAACAGACGCAGGCTATAGGCGGCGCCCGAGGCACCCGTGATGGCAAGAGTAATTCGCTTATTATTCATATTGGGGGACAGTATACCTATTTAAAGAACCTCTGATCAATTATACGCTCCTTAAGAAAAGGCTTGCGAATAGCAGGCAATATGTTCAAATGATATTGATGAAAAAGTTTATCCCGACCTATGCCCACTGGATCATGCGCTGGCGTTGGCTGGTACTGGTCACATCCCTGCTTGCAGTGACACTTGCTGGCTATGGATTGCACAATTTTGCATTTACTGCCGATTACAAGGTGTACTTCGGCAAAGACAATGCTGAATTAATTGCCTTCAAAAAATTCGAGAACACCTATAACAACAGCGAGAATATTCTTTTCGTCATCCAGCCAAAAAATAAAGATATATTTACCCGTAAAACCCTGGGGATCATCAAACAATTAACCGAACAAGCCTGGCAGATTCCATATGCTATTCGCGTGGATTCTATCACCAATTACCAACACACCGAGGCCAACGGTGATGACCTAACGGTGACCGATCTGGTAGAAGAACCACAGGAACTAAACAGCACCGACCTTACCAGAATTAAGTCTATCGCACTGAATGAACCCGTACTGGCAGGACGCTTGATTGCCTACGACGGTGCTACCACCGGTATCTCGGTCACCTTACAGTTTCCTGGCACAGACCATACTCAACACCTGCCAAAAGCAGTAACCTACGCTGAAAAACTGATAACAGAATTGCGCACTACTTATCCTGATCTAACAGTGGCACTGACCGGTATCGCCATCTTCAGCGCAGCAGAGATCCAGGTCAGTGAATCGGATTCATATACCCTGGTACCAATAATGTACGGTCTAATGATCTCACTGTTATTGCTCCTGTTACGCTCAGTTTCCGGCACAATAGCAACACTGTTAGTGGTAAGCCTATCAGTCATCAGCGCCCTCGGTCTGATGTCCTGGTTCGACATCAAGATGAATGCATCAACAGCCCTAGCTCCCATTATCATTCTCACCCTTGCCATTGCTGACAGCATACATATCCTACTGACCACCTTCCAGGAAATACGTGCTGGCCGTTCAAAACAGGATGCCCTGGCAGAGAGTTTACGCATCAATACTGAACCTGTATTTCTAACCACCCTAACCACGGTGATCGGCTTCCTGAGCCTCAACTTCTCTGATTCCCCACCCTTTAACGAACTTGGTAATATTACCGCTATCGGTGTTGTGGCAGCCTGGATATTCTCTATGACCTTTCTACCAGCACTAATATCAATCCTGCCCTTGCGTATTCAACCACAAGTCAGGACACAACATCTTGCCATGGAACACCTCGGTAACTTCGTGGTCAACCGGCGGGTGTCATTATTCTGGTGCATGATAGGTCTGAGCCTGATTATTATATCGTTCATACCCCGGCTTGAACTGGATGACCGATTTATCCAGTGGTTTGATGAGAGCGTTCCATTTCGTGTCGATACTGATTTTGCCACTGCCAACCTGACGGGCCCTTACACCCTTGATTTCTCAATTGAATCCGGCATGAGTGGTGGTATTTCTGAACCTGAATACCTCAAACACCTGGAAGAATTCACCATCTGGCTACGTGCACAGCCTGAGATCACACATGTCAACAGTCTAACCGATGTCATGAAACGGCTAAACAAATCCATGCATGGTGATGCGCTCGATTGGTACCGCCTGCCCGATCAACGCAATCTCGCAGCCCAATATCTATTGTTATATGAAATGTCCCTACCCTATGGCCTTGATCTCAATAGCCAGCTCAATCTGGATAAATCCGCAAGCCGACTAACGGTCACCCTGGATACCCTGCCACAAAAACAGATTATTGAGATAATTGAACGTAGCGAGGCGTGGCTGAAAGACAACATGCCACCTGCCATGCAAGCCAAGGCCACAGGCACGATTGTAATGTTCGTGAATCTGGCGGTACGCAATATTATTGGCATGTTGGGCGGTACAGCGTTAGGCTTTGTATTAATATCAATAACACTCATCTTCGCGCTGCGCAGTGTTCGCCTGGGTCTGATCAGCCTGATCCCGAACTTCATCCCGGTATTGATAACCTTTGGATTATGGGCAATTTTTGTTGGTGAAATTGGCATCATTGCTTCCATGATTACAGCCACCAGTATGGGGCTTATAGTCGATGATACCGTACACCTGATTAGCAAATACCGTCGAGCCCGGCTCGAACATAATCTCCAACCCCATGATGCTATCCGTTACAGCCTGACCCACGTCGGCAAGGCACTGTGGGTAACCACAACAATCATGGTTGCTGGTTTCATGGTGCTTGCCTTTTCCAGTTACAAGCTTAACGTCGACATGGGTATTCTCACTGCAACCGTAGTCAGCATAGCCCTGATAATGGATTTTCTGTTGCTACCTGTACTATTAATATTTGTCGACAAAGAAACATAACCCAATACAGTAACACCCATCAACTAGCAACAAAGGCAGCAATCAATAACAGGACAATAGCAACCCCCTGAAGACCGACTCGCGCACCCATAAACTGAAGCTCGTGCTTATCATCAAAGCGACCTCCATGCGCCATAGAGCCAATACCCCAACCTAGCGAAGCAATTGTTGCCAGCAATGCCAATATAATTAAAACCGTTAATAATTCCATGATGCACCTCCTGTCGTATATGTTTAAAGTATAGTCGCCAGATTACATTAGTGCCCCTATTGAATTGACCCAGGTCAAACAAGAATCAATTCAGGTCGACTTCCTCGAACTATCATCGGAGGATGTTGCACAACGATGACTCACTGATGAGCATTGGCACGAATGTAACGAGGCATGCACTCTATCCATATGCCGTGCATGTTCATTAAACCCACGCCCCCAAAAATCCAGCACCCAGACCCGAGCGGCATTATTAACAGGAAACTCAAGCAACGAATAAGCCCACACCAGGAGTGCATAGTTCCAGCCAATGGGTTCAAGCAACCAACCGTACACGGCTGCCAACGTACCAATCAGTTGCGTTGTCTCGGTAATCCAGAACAGACGCGCTGCCGGCCATGGCCGTTGCCAGAACCAACGTTCACTGCGGGTTATGTAGATAGTCATATGCCCCGCCACTAGCAGCTTAAGAAAGATTAGTGTCTGGATCTGCGCGGAGGGCAGCTGTAGATAATCCCGAGCAATCCAGAACAAGAGGAAGGTGGCAATAACGCCCGTCGTTCCTGTGACGACAGCCACCGCAATCACTCGTGACATAACCCACTTAACAGGGTGCTCTGCCACCCGCACGTTATCATAGGCAATCATCATAATCGGAAAATCATTCAGCACTGCCAGTAACACCAGCATAATCGGGGTTACTGGATAAAAATTAAACACTAGAATCGACAGTGTAATGAAGCCAAGCACACGAATAGTCTCGGCAATACGAAATACAGCATAGCTGTGCATCCGTGCAAAAATCTTACGCGCCTCTTCTACTGCCGCAGTAATCACTGACAGCCCCGGAGCTGTCAACACCAGATCCGCCGCCGCACGTGCTGCATCCGTAGCACCACTCACAGCAATACCGATATCTGCCTGCTTGAGTGCTGGCGCATCATTCACACCATCACCCGTCATACCAATAATCTTCCCACTCCCTTGCAGGCTACGAACAATATTAAACTTGTGCTCAGGGAACACCTCAGCGAAGCCATCGGCAGCCTCGATTTGTACCGCGTTACCATCACTATCATCGTGTTCAAAGACCTCTTGCGCCGAGACAATATGGGTGCCGAGACCCAGTTGCTGTGCCAACTCACGCGCAATCGCGGCATGATCACCCGTCACCATACGAACATCAATACCCATCTGCCTGATAGTGGCAATGGTATCAGCTGCATCCTTACGCGGGGGATCAAACAGAGGAAGGAGTCCGAGGAAACACCAGTGCCCATCGACATCCGTACGCGCCACACCAAGGGCACGATAACCGTGCGCAGCTAGTTCATCAGTGGCGATACGTATACGCTCAGCGATGTCACCATCGACTTCACTCAAAGCAGCGATCACCTGGGTTGCCCCCTTGGCAACCCTGAACTGTCGCTCACCCTGCCTCACCTCGGCCTCAGCATATTTCCGTACCGGATCAAACGGATGGAATGCAAGAATTTCACTATCTGCCAGTACCTGCGCATCAGCCAGACCCTTGAACACAGCAGCATCAATCACATCTGGACTATCCTGCTCGCTAGCAAGTGCAGCAGCAACAATAACCTGCTGTGGATTATCCGCCTCAATCGGAACAGGATCACCCAGGGTCAAGGCATTTTGGGTAAGCGTACCGGTCTTGTCAGAACACAGCACATCCATGCCTGCCAGCTCCTCGATTGCCACCAGACGCGAAACAATGGCCTGCATCCGTGCCAGGGTGGAGGCACCCACCGCCATAGTCACCGACATCACCGCAGGTAGTGCCACCGGGATCGATGCCACCGTCAGGATCAAGGCAAACAACAAGGTATCGATAAAAGGATCACCACGGAACAAGGCCACCAGAATTACCAGTACAACCAGGGCAAGTGTCATCAGAATAAGAAAATTACCAATACGCAACACCGCCTGCTGGAAGTGCGAACGGGTCTCCGCAGTCTCGACCAAGTGTGCCGTACGACCGAAATAGGTATCCATGCCGGTAGCGGTCACCACACCCTGCATTTCACCCTGACGCACGATAGAGCCCGAATAAGCAGCATCGCCCACCTTCTTGTCCGTTGGCAGAGATTCACCCGTAAGTGCTGATTGATCGATACTCAGATAATCGCCTTCCACCAGCTCAACGTCAGCAGGTACGATAGCGCCAAGACGTAGAAATACCCAGTCACCTGGCACCAACATACGTGCCGGAATATCGCACCAGACCTCATCCCGCAACACGCGAGCGATAGGTGCCAGGTGTTGTTTGAGTGCCTCGATTGCATTGTCAGCCTTGTACTCTTCCCAGAAGCCTACGCCCGCATTAATAAGTAGCAGACTAATGATGACAGTGAAGTCTTCCCAACGCTGAGCAGCACCCGAAAGCAATGCCGCCACCTCAATCATCCAGGGGATAGGCCCCCAGAAATAGGCAAGAAATTTCCGCAATGGATGAGTATGTTGTTCACGGATGACGTTCTCACCATGCTCCGCGAGTCGTCGGGTAACTTCCACACCTGTTAATCCACGCTGGCTCACTTTACATCCCATGCAATCAAGTTTTTCATAGCAACCTCCTCAGCTTGCCATAAAAGTATAGTTTGTTGGTGCGTGGTACGCACCCTACTCAAGAGTCACACCTGTCTCGAAGCCAATTCCAGCGTCTCAATTAAACGCCCATGAATCCCCTGAAAGCCACCATTACTCATAATCAACACATGATCATCTGGCAATAATTGCGGCACAATCTCATCAATAATCTGCTGCGTAGAATTCAACACAACGATATCGTCAGAAAATACCTCGGAGGGATTCCAGGACAAACTGTCATCATGATAAACCCAGGCCCTATCTGCCGCCTCCAACGCTAATTCAATAACATGCTTATGAATACCCATGCGCATGGTATTGGAACGCAGATCAAGGATGACAAATAATCGCCCCTGCTTTAATGAGGCACGCGCACCCTGCAAGGTCAGTGCTATCGCGGTAGGGTGGTGAGCAAAGTCATCATAAACCTTGATTCCTCTCGGCTCAGCTAATAACTCCATACGACGCTTAACGCCTTTAAACTCACACAATGCCGCCAGCGCATGCTCCACCGCAACACCCACATGACGTGCAGCAACAATAGCCGAAAGCGCATTATGCAGATTATGTTCACCTGTATGTGCCCATGTTACTACGCCCTGCACCGTACCTTTGTGCATCACCTCAAAGTGACTCCCTTGTGCATCCAGTTTATGAATACCCCAGTCAGCACCAGCAGTCACATCAACAGACTCAACAGGTGTCCAACACCCCATCTCGATCACCTCGTTCAGCGCCTGACTCCCGGCATTATTCACAATTAGACCCGCACCTGGCACTGTGCGTAATAAATGATGGAATTGACGCTGAATGGACGGCAAGTCAGGAAAGATATCCGCGTGATCATATTCAAGATTATTTAATACCAGGGTGCGTGGATGGTAATGCACAAACTTCGAACGCTTGTCGAAAAAGGCACTGTCATATTCATCCGCCTCAATAACAAAAAAAGGGGTCTCACCCAGACGTGCAGAGACAGCAAAATCTTGTGGCACACCGCCGATTAAAAAACCCGGTGACATCCCGGCATATTCCAGAATCCACGCCAGCATGCTGGAGGTTGTGGTCTTGCCATGAGTACCCGATACCGCTAATACCCAACGTCCCTGCAATACATTCTCTGCCAACCACTGAGGCCCGGACACATAAGCCCGACCATCATTCAATAATGCCTCAACCGCCTCATTACCGCGCGACAAGGCATTACCCACCACCACACAATCAATAGAATCATCTAAAAACCCCGCATCATAGCCCTCATGCAAAGTGATTCCATGCGCAACGAGCTGCTCACTCATGGGTGGATAAATCCCCTGATCCGAACCACTCACCTCATGCCCCAGACGCTTTGCCAATACCGCCAGACCGCCCATAAAGGTGCCGCAAATCCCTAATATGTGTATCTTCATGACAACAACCTCATTCAACCATAGCCATGGGGAAAATACTCTGCACCACCATAAAGGAAAGCATGGTATACAAGACACCAACCGCAATCCCTGTCGATAGCTTAAGAGATAATGCATGCCTTAATATATGCCCCATAATCACCAGGCTCCACAGCACCAGAAAAACCCATAAAAGCAATACCACAGGAGGAGGCGGCAACTCATCCAGTTGTGAACGCGTCATAACCTGTATCAAAGGTAATACCAATAGACCTACCAAGGCACCCACACCCATCAAGGCGGTAAGGGTCTGTATAAAACGTGCCGATGCTCCTCGGATATAAAGGGTCAAACGCAAGAATAATGTGAGTAACAATGCATCAATAAAACTAACCATGACGGCCTGTGCAATACCGACACTAACCAGACTAATAGCAATATTAGAGAGCACGTAGGCACATAGAGCCAACAATAACAAGGTGTGAGAAAATGGGATATTCTGCGGGCCAATACGTAGACGGCAGAGTTCAACCCACATTTTTAAGTAGTAATACATACAGGAACCACCTTATGCATTCCCATGCAGGGAAGACTGTAAATGTATAGGTTTGTCTGTCGGGTTACACTACGCTAACCCAACAATGTACAGCTACCTTTTCTTGGCTTTTTTCCTGACGGCGGCCTTTTTGGTAACAACCTTCTTTTTGGATACCGCTTTCTTCTGGGCAACCTTCTTAACGCTAGCCTTCTTTTTGGCAACAACCTTCTTTGGAGCTGCCTTTTTAGCGACGACCTTCTTTTTGACTACTGCCTTCTTTAGGGCTGCCTTTTTAGCGACAACCTTCTTTTTGACTACTGCCTTCTTTGGGGCTGCCTTTTTAGCGACGACCTTCTTTTTGGCTACTGTCTTCTTTGGAGCTACCTTTTTAGCGACAACCTTCTTTTTGGCTACTGTCTTCTTTGGGGCTGCCTTTTTAGCGACAACCTTCTTTTTGGCTACTGTCTTCTTTGGAGCTGCCTTTTTAGCGACGACCTTCTTTTTGGCTACCGCCTTCTTTGGGGCTGCCTTTTTAGCGATGACCTTCTTTTTGACTACTACCTTCTTTGGGGCTGTCTTTTTAGTGACAACCTTCTTTTTGGCTACCGCCTTCTTTGGAGCAACCTTTTTAACGATTCCCTTTTTTTTGGCTACCGCTTTTTTCGGAACAGAGCTTTTACCTGACACTGGATTTTTACCCAATTCCTCCGTTTCTTGATCTTTATCGGCGTTTTTCTGTTTATTTTTTACACTAGCCTTTGCTACCAACAAACTGCGAGCGACTGAATCCAGGATCTTGACAGCTGCCTTTGCTATCACGGACACATCACCAACACCTTGAATGACATGAAGCTTATTTTGCTGCTGATAAGAACCCAATAACGGTACAGTCTGTGTTTCAAAAATTCTCAGACGACTACCGATAATCTCTTCATTATCCTCACCTCGATGATGTAAATTACCACCACATTCATCACAACAACCATCCATCCTTGGTGGAGCGGTATAACTATTATAAGGTGTCGCACAATCTTTACAGAGATAGCGTCCGGATAGACGCTGCATAATCAGATCAAAATCAACATCTACCTTCAAGCAGACATCCACACCCAGCTCCAACTCTTTCAACATCGCATCCAGCATTTCACCCTGGGCTATATTGCGCGGAAAGCTATCAAGGATAAAGCCATTAGTAACATCGGTTTGCTGTAAATAATCCTTCAATGCATCCATGATTTGGTCATCGCTGACCAACTGACCTGCGTCCACCTTGGCCATCTTCACAACATCATGAATATAAAGGAGATTATAATGCTTGGCAATACGCCTTGCTTGCGTACTTTTACCAGAACCTGGCGCCCCTAACAAAACAATCCTCATACCACTCATCCCCCGAACGCGATAAATATCTTTAATTTATTCTTATGAATTCAACAAGCTAGCCTCATTGAACACATGATTTTTCTATATTCAATCAGATACTTGATAATATAGCAATAGCGGGAGGCATTAAATTTTTTCCATAACCCTATATATAGTTTCTGCTAGTGCCTTTATTGAACAGACATTAAGATGAAATTCGCAATATTTTGCTACTCAAACAAACAAAGTCCATGAAATAGATGAAGTTTTGTCGTATGCTACGCTATTAATTGAATTATCACGCTGGTATAAACGAATACACGCCAGCAAAGCGCAGGTATTTGTGACAACAATCTCTGATTTTAGTGATGCTGAAATGTGGACTATTAACTCCACCTTACGCGAGCGCTACCAGGAAAAAATTGAGCTGGAACAGGTAGAAACCGAGATGCGTCTCAACCCCTATTCCATTGAACCGGTCACTTGCCCCGCTATTTTCTGGGAACGCGATAAATGCCACTTCATTATCTGCAAGACCGGCGACCGCCTGTATCGTTGCCAGTTTTATTATCGCCTCTACCAGATGTACGGTACCGGTGTTGAAGAATATGACGATCTCTCGGAGTGTATTGTCAGCCTATTACAGGTACAAGCCGATCAAAACCGGCAAGAAGAGATGGAAGCAAACGAGTAAATAAACAGAATTTTTAATCTTTAATAGTAGAGGAATACACAGATGGCCAAAGCAGCACCTAAAAAAGCCGCCAAAAAGGCAGCTCCAAAGAAGAATGCCTTTTATGCACAATCGGGTGGCGTAACTGCCGTTATTAACGCCAGTGCCTGTGGTCTTATTGAGACCGCACGTCAGCATAAAAACAAGATTGGCAAGGTCTATGCCGGACGCAACGGTATCATCGGCGCATTGACTGAAGACCTGATCGACACCAGCAAGGAATCCGCACGTTCGATTGCTGCCCTGCGTCACACCCCAAGTGGTGCCTTTGGTTCATGTCGCTACAAGATGAAGAGCCTGGAAGAAAATCGCCGTGAATATGAACGCCTGATCGAGGTCTTTGAGGCACATAATATCGGTTACTTCTTCTACAACGGCGGTGGCGATTCTGCTGATACCTGTCTGAAGATTTCCCAGCTATCCAAAAAGATGGGCTACCCCATTCAGGCCATCCATGTACCCAAGACGGTTGATAACGATCTACCTATCACTGATAACTGTCCTGGTTTTGGTTCAGTTGCAAAATACATTGCGGTATCCACCCGTGAGGCCAGTTTTGATGTCGCCTCCATGTGCAAGACTTCAACCAAGGTATTCGTGCTTGAAGTAATGGGTCGTCATGCTGGCTGGATTGCAGCGGCAGGTGGTCTGGCATCAACAGATGATTGTGATTTGCCTATCATCATCCTGTTCCCTGAAGTCACCTTTAACCAGACCAAGTTTCTGGCTCTGGTGAAGAAAAAGGTTAAGGAATATGGCTATTGCTCCATCGTAGTATCCGAGGGTGTACGTGACCGCGCGGGTAAATTCCTGGCTGATACCGGTCTCAAGGATGCCTTTGGTCACTCCCAACTGGGTGGTGTTGCACCGGTTATCGCTAATCTGGTACGCGATAAACTCGGCCTTAAATACCACTGGGCAGTGGCGGATTATCTACAGCGTGCTGCCCGCCATGTGGCATCCAAGAATGATGTTGATCAAGCCTACGCCATGGGTAAAGCGGCTGTTGAACTGGCTCTGGCAGGCAAGAATTCAGTGATGCCTACCGTGGTTCGCACCAACAACAAACCTTACAAATGGAAGATTGGTGAGGCTAAACTGTCGCGTGTAGCCAATGTTGAAAAAATGATGCCCAAGGGCTTCATCTCCAAAGATGGCTTTGGCATCACCCAGAAGTGCAGAGACTATCTCGAACCACTGATCAAGGGTGAAGATTATCCTCCTTATGGCAAGGATGGCATGCCAAAATATATACAGCTAAAGAATGCTCCAGTTAAGAAAAAACTGGATAAAGAGTTTAAGGTCAAGTAGTTATAGATTTCAAAATGACTCTGGATCGAGCACAGGAATTACTAACATTACAGATCAGTCTGGCAAGCGGTTATAACCGTAATGCTGCACGCCTGATCCTGCTGGAAGTAAAAAAAGATCATGGCCCACAGGCCGTTGATCAATTAATCCGTCAACTCGATCTGGAGACTCACTTTGGGTTTAAGGAAGGCTCGATTTAGTTTAGCTGACCTATATCAAGACCTTAATGAACAAAACAAAAGATACTTCAACACTTTAAAATTATAGAAAATAACAGGCCTTAGGGGGGTCAACCTATGTCACCGGAACTTATATTTGCACTTGGCAGCGCGGTAGCTGCAATTGTCTACGGGATCTTCTCGAT includes:
- a CDS encoding UbiX family flavin prenyltransferase, which produces MNNKRITLAITGASGAAYSLRLLECLLSAGKEVALLISAPGQIVIGMEMADKLPGRPAAIQEVLSERYGADAGQLQVYGQQEWTASVASGSGVSDAMVVCPCTMGSLSAIACGASNNLLERAADVTIKENKKLILVPRETPFSAIHLENMLKLARLGVVILPANPGFYHAPASMQDLVDFVVARILDQLGVEHQLMDAWG
- a CDS encoding MMPL family transporter, coding for MKKFIPTYAHWIMRWRWLVLVTSLLAVTLAGYGLHNFAFTADYKVYFGKDNAELIAFKKFENTYNNSENILFVIQPKNKDIFTRKTLGIIKQLTEQAWQIPYAIRVDSITNYQHTEANGDDLTVTDLVEEPQELNSTDLTRIKSIALNEPVLAGRLIAYDGATTGISVTLQFPGTDHTQHLPKAVTYAEKLITELRTTYPDLTVALTGIAIFSAAEIQVSESDSYTLVPIMYGLMISLLLLLLRSVSGTIATLLVVSLSVISALGLMSWFDIKMNASTALAPIIILTLAIADSIHILLTTFQEIRAGRSKQDALAESLRINTEPVFLTTLTTVIGFLSLNFSDSPPFNELGNITAIGVVAAWIFSMTFLPALISILPLRIQPQVRTQHLAMEHLGNFVVNRRVSLFWCMIGLSLIIISFIPRLELDDRFIQWFDESVPFRVDTDFATANLTGPYTLDFSIESGMSGGISEPEYLKHLEEFTIWLRAQPEITHVNSLTDVMKRLNKSMHGDALDWYRLPDQRNLAAQYLLLYEMSLPYGLDLNSQLNLDKSASRLTVTLDTLPQKQIIEIIERSEAWLKDNMPPAMQAKATGTIVMFVNLAVRNIIGMLGGTALGFVLISITLIFALRSVRLGLISLIPNFIPVLITFGLWAIFVGEIGIIASMITATSMGLIVDDTVHLISKYRRARLEHNLQPHDAIRYSLTHVGKALWVTTTIMVAGFMVLAFSSYKLNVDMGILTATVVSIALIMDFLLLPVLLIFVDKET
- a CDS encoding nucleoside monophosphate kinase → MRIVLLGAPGSGKSTQARRIAKHYNLLYIHDVVKMAKVDAGQLVSDDQIMDALKDYLQQTDVTNGFILDSFPRNIAQGEMLDAMLKELELGVDVCLKVDVDFDLIMQRLSGRYLCKDCATPYNSYTAPPRMDGCCDECGGNLHHRGEDNEEIIGSRLRIFETQTVPLLGSYQQQNKLHVIQGVGDVSVIAKAAVKILDSVARSLLVAKASVKNKQKNADKDQETEELGKNPVSGKSSVPKKAVAKKKGIVKKVAPKKAVAKKKVVTKKTAPKKVVVKKKVIAKKAAPKKAVAKKKVVAKKAAPKKTVAKKKVVAKKAAPKKTVAKKKVVAKKVAPKKTVAKKKVVAKKAAPKKAVVKKKVVAKKAALKKAVVKKKVVAKKAAPKKVVAKKKASVKKVAQKKAVSKKKVVTKKAAVRKKAKKR
- the mpl gene encoding UDP-N-acetylmuramate:L-alanyl-gamma-D-glutamyl-meso-diaminopimelate ligase; its protein translation is MKIHILGICGTFMGGLAVLAKRLGHEVSGSDQGIYPPMSEQLVAHGITLHEGYDAGFLDDSIDCVVVGNALSRGNEAVEALLNDGRAYVSGPQWLAENVLQGRWVLAVSGTHGKTTTSSMLAWILEYAGMSPGFLIGGVPQDFAVSARLGETPFFVIEADEYDSAFFDKRSKFVHYHPRTLVLNNLEYDHADIFPDLPSIQRQFHHLLRTVPGAGLIVNNAGSQALNEVIEMGCWTPVESVDVTAGADWGIHKLDAQGSHFEVMHKGTVQGVVTWAHTGEHNLHNALSAIVAARHVGVAVEHALAALCEFKGVKRRMELLAEPRGIKVYDDFAHHPTAIALTLQGARASLKQGRLFVILDLRSNTMRMGIHKHVIELALEAADRAWVYHDDSLSWNPSEVFSDDIVVLNSTQQIIDEIVPQLLPDDHVLIMSNGGFQGIHGRLIETLELASRQV
- a CDS encoding 6-phosphofructokinase translates to MAKAAPKKAAKKAAPKKNAFYAQSGGVTAVINASACGLIETARQHKNKIGKVYAGRNGIIGALTEDLIDTSKESARSIAALRHTPSGAFGSCRYKMKSLEENRREYERLIEVFEAHNIGYFFYNGGGDSADTCLKISQLSKKMGYPIQAIHVPKTVDNDLPITDNCPGFGSVAKYIAVSTREASFDVASMCKTSTKVFVLEVMGRHAGWIAAAGGLASTDDCDLPIIILFPEVTFNQTKFLALVKKKVKEYGYCSIVVSEGVRDRAGKFLADTGLKDAFGHSQLGGVAPVIANLVRDKLGLKYHWAVADYLQRAARHVASKNDVDQAYAMGKAAVELALAGKNSVMPTVVRTNNKPYKWKIGEAKLSRVANVEKMMPKGFISKDGFGITQKCRDYLEPLIKGEDYPPYGKDGMPKYIQLKNAPVKKKLDKEFKVK
- a CDS encoding twin transmembrane helix small protein is translated as MELLTVLIILALLATIASLGWGIGSMAHGGRFDDKHELQFMGARVGLQGVAIVLLLIAAFVAS
- a CDS encoding plasma-membrane proton-efflux P-type ATPase, yielding MGCKVSQRGLTGVEVTRRLAEHGENVIREQHTHPLRKFLAYFWGPIPWMIEVAALLSGAAQRWEDFTVIISLLLINAGVGFWEEYKADNAIEALKQHLAPIARVLRDEVWCDIPARMLVPGDWVFLRLGAIVPADVELVEGDYLSIDQSALTGESLPTDKKVGDAAYSGSIVRQGEMQGVVTATGMDTYFGRTAHLVETAETRSHFQQAVLRIGNFLILMTLALVVLVILVALFRGDPFIDTLLFALILTVASIPVALPAVMSVTMAVGASTLARMQAIVSRLVAIEELAGMDVLCSDKTGTLTQNALTLGDPVPIEADNPQQVIVAAALASEQDSPDVIDAAVFKGLADAQVLADSEILAFHPFDPVRKYAEAEVRQGERQFRVAKGATQVIAALSEVDGDIAERIRIATDELAAHGYRALGVARTDVDGHWCFLGLLPLFDPPRKDAADTIATIRQMGIDVRMVTGDHAAIARELAQQLGLGTHIVSAQEVFEHDDSDGNAVQIEAADGFAEVFPEHKFNIVRSLQGSGKIIGMTGDGVNDAPALKQADIGIAVSGATDAARAAADLVLTAPGLSVITAAVEEARKIFARMHSYAVFRIAETIRVLGFITLSILVFNFYPVTPIMLVLLAVLNDFPIMMIAYDNVRVAEHPVKWVMSRVIAVAVVTGTTGVIATFLLFWIARDYLQLPSAQIQTLIFLKLLVAGHMTIYITRSERWFWQRPWPAARLFWITETTQLIGTLAAVYGWLLEPIGWNYALLVWAYSLLEFPVNNAARVWVLDFWGRGFNEHARHMDRVHASLHSCQCSSVSHRCATSSDDSSRKST